A stretch of DNA from Phenylobacterium koreense:
CAGAGCCCGGACCCATGCGGGCCCGAGGCATGCCGCCCGTCCAGCCGCTGATCTGCTATGAGGCGCTGTTCCCACGCTTTGCCGAGAACGCCGCCGTGCGGGCCGGCCTGCGTCCGCGATGGCTGCTGAATGTTTCGAACGACGCCTGGTTCGGCGCGACCAGCGGCCCGTGGCAGCATCTCAACATCGCCAGTTATCGCGCCATCGAGAATGGCCTGCCCATGGTGCGCTCGACCCCGACCGGCGTTTCGGCGGTCATTGACGCCTATGGCCGCGCGCCTGCCGAGCGCCGCCTGGGGCTTGGCGCTGTCGGGGTCATCGATGCGCGCCTGCCGCCCGCGATTTCAGCCACACCCTACAATTTTATCGGCGAAACGGCCTTCGCCATGATGTTGCTCCTTTCCTTAGCCATTGTCGGATTTCGACATTTAGGTCGGCGATAAAGAGCGGAATTGACGATTTGGTCAGGTTTTTGACGCGTCAGTCGAGGCTCGGCAAGGGTGAGCCCAAATGGTCAAAGACCCGGACACTGTCCCCAATCCTATCGATGTCCATGTCGGCCTGCGGATTCGTCTTCGGCGCAAAGAACTCGGCGTAAGCCAGGAAAGGCTGGCCGAGGCGATTGGGCTCACCTTTCAACAGGTGCAGAAATACGAGCGCGCGGCAAACCGCGTCTCCGCTTCGAAGCTGTACGAAATGGCCCGCGCTCTGGACACCTCCACGGCCTATTTCTTCGAAGGCCTCGCCGACACCAAGTCTACGGCGCCCAGCGAGCCGGCTGGCGGCCAGGCCCACATGCAGGCCTTTCTGCTGACCTCCGAAGGTGTGGAACTGGCCAACGCCTTTCCGAAAATCGCGCCGGCGCGGGTGCGCCGCCGCATCCTCGATCTCGTCCGGGCGATGGTCGATGAAGAGGCGCAGGCCGAGGACTAGTCAGGGCGGCACCTTCAGCCGACGCGCGACGCCGCTTGCGGGATATAAAGATTTCCTTATAGGTTCCGACCAACGTCCAATATGGCGCCGCCATGGGCCGCGGCGCGCCCGTTTCACCGGAGCTACCACTTGAGCCGTTCGTCCTACATCTTCACCAGCGAAAGCGTGTCCGAGGGCCACCCCGACAAGGTGGCCGACCGTATCTCCGACACCGTGGTCGATGCGTTCCTCGCGGCCGAGCCCGAGGCCCGCGTGGCCTGCGAGACCCTGGTGACCACCAACCGCATCGTGCTGGCCGGCGAAGTTCGCGCCGGCAAGCCGGGCGCTTCCAAGGCCGAAAACAAGGCCATGACGAAGGAAATCCTCGCCAGCCTGGAGCCCAAGGTGCGCGCCGCGGTGAAGGACATCGGCTACGCTCAGAAGGGTTTCCACTGGGAGAAGGCGAAGTTCTCGAACTTCCTGCACGCCCAGTCGGCCGACATCGCCGTCGGCGTCGACTCGACCGATAAGAAGGAAGAGGGCGCGGGCGACCAGGGGATCATGTTCGGCTACGCCTGCGACGAGACCCCGTCGCTGATGCCGGCGACCCTGCAGTACTCGCACGACATCCTGCACAAGCTGGCCGAGGTGCGTCATTCGGGCGAATGCGAAGCGCTCGAACCGGACGCCAAGAGCCAGGTGACCCTGCTCTATCAGGACGGTCGCCCGGTCGAGGTGCTGAAGATCGTCGTCTCGACCCAGCACAAGAAGAAGATCGGCGACCAGACCGCCAATTCCAAGCGCATCGCCGCCCTGATCCGGCCCTATGTCGAAAGCGTCATTCCGGACGGCCTGATCACCAAGAAGACCAAGTGGCACGTCAACCCGACCGGCCGCTTCCTGATCGGCGGGCCGGACGGCGACGCGGGCGTCACCGGCCGCAAGATCATCGTCGACACCTACGGCGGGGCGGCTCCGCACGGCGGCGGCGCCTTCTCCGGCAAGGACCCGACCAAGGTGGACCGTTCGGCGGCCTATGCCTGCCGCTATCTGGCCAAGAATGTCGTCGCCGCGGGCCTGGCCCGCAAGTGCACGATCCAGATCAGCTACGCCATCGGCGTCTCCGATCCGCTGTCCTTCTATGTCGACCTGCACGGCACCGGTCAGGTCGATCCGGCCAAGCTGGAACTGGCTCTGCCGCAGATGATCGGCGGCGCGACGCCGCGGGCGATCCGTGAGCACCTGGGCCTCAACCGCCCGATCTACGCGCGCACTGCGGCCTATGGTCACTTCGGCCGTACGCCGGACAACGAAGGCGGCTTCTCCTGGGAGAAGACCGACCTGGTCGAGCAGCTCAAAGGCATCGCCTGACCCTGGCGCGGCGGCCGGCTTTTCGAGCCGGCCGTTGCGATGTAGAGGGCGGCGATGGAAGACGCCGCTCACCCCCTCCTCCGGTCCTACGGCCGGATCAAGTCACGTCCGATCAAGCCGCGCCAGGCCGCGCTGGTCGAAACCCTGCTGCCCTCTATCCGGCCGCCCGAGGGGCCGTTCGACCCTCGCGAACTGATGCCGGGGGCCGCGGAGGCCTGGCTGGAGATCGGCTTCGGCGGCGGCGAGCACATGGCCAGCCAGGCGGCTCGCCGGCCCGACGTGCTGATCGTCGGCTGCGAGCCGTTCCTCAACGGCGTGGCCAGCGCCGTGCGGCACGTGGACGAGCAGGGGCTTTCCAACGTCAGGATTCACGACGGAGACGCGCGGGAACTCGCCGCCCGGATGCCGACCGGCTGCTTGTCGCGGGTCTTCATCCTGTTCCCGGACCCCTGGCCCAAGGCGCGGCATCACAAGCGCCGTATCGTCCAGCCGGAGATGGTCGCCGAACTGGCGCGGCTGCTGAAGCCAGGCGGGCGGCTGCGGTTCGCGACCGATGTCGCCGGCTACGCCGACTGGGCGCTGGAGCGCATCCTGGCCTCGCCGGACTTCGACTGGACAGCCGAGCGCGCCGACGACTGGCGGGTTCCGCCGGCCGACCACATCACGACACGTTATGAGGAAAAGCGCCTGGGCGACTGCGAGCCGGTGTTCTTCGACTTCGTGCGGCGCTGAGGGTGACGGCGGGCGCGTGGCCCGCCGCCTCATTTCGACTTACTGGCCCTTGCCGGCGGCCTTGGCGCGCTCGATCCCCTGGCGGATCAGCTCACCGGTCTCTTCCGGATCGGCCCAGCGGACGATCTCGACGCGCTTGCCCTTCTCCAGGTCCTTATAGTGCTGGAAGAAGTGGGCGATCTGCTCGGTCAGAATCGCCGGCAGGCTGCGCCAGGAATCCACGCCGGCGTAGAACGGGTGCAGCTTGTCCACCGGAACGGCCAGGACCTTTTCGTCGCCGCCGGCCTCGTCGACCATCATCAGGGTGCCGATCGGACGCACGCGGATCACCGCGCCGGGAACGACCGGAGTCGGTCCGACCACCAGCACGTCCATCGGGTCGCCATCGTCCGACAGGGTGTGCGGGATGAAGCCGTAGTTGCCGGGATAGTACATCGCCGTATGGAGGAAGCGGTCGACCATGATGGCGCCGCTCTCCTTGTCGAGCTCGTACTTCACAGGCTCGCCGCCCTGCGGAATTTCGATGATGGCGTTGACGTCGTACGGCGGGTTCACGCCGACGGGAATCTTGGAGATGTCCATAGGGAGGGAAGGACCTTGCGACACTGAAAGTTTTAGCGCCGCGTCTGTGAACCATTCGGAGCCTCACGAAAAGGGGCGCCGACCCCGATCGAGCGCGAAAGCTGCAATTCGCTCCGCAAATGCGCCCGCCCCGCGGGGGGCTGACAAAACGCAGGTCCCGCGCTATATAAGCCTCACATCGTCCGTTAGCGCTGGATAGCGCATACGAGCGGCAGGCTTCGGCCCAGCCGCTTTTTTGTTGCCGGAGAGCAGCCAAGCTTATGCGTGGCAAGACCGCTGAAGACCGCCGACTCCTGGAACTTCTCGACCCCGTCGCGGAGGCCGCAGGTTATGAGATCGTGCGCCTGCGCCTGATGGGCGGGGACAGCGCCCGTCGCCTTCAGGTGATGGCCGAGACGCCGGAAGGCGAGATGGTCGTCGAGGACTGCGCGCGGCTGTCGCGGGCGATCTCCGAAGTCATGGACGCCGCCGACCCCATCGCCGGGGAATATACGCTGGAGGTCTCGTCCCCCGGCGTCGACAGGCCGCTGACGAGGCTGAAGGATTTCGCCAACTACGAAGGCCATGACGCGCGGATCGAGCTCGACCGCGTGGCCGAGGGGCGCAAGCGCTTCCGCGGTATATTGGCCGGGGTCGAGGGCGACGCCGTGGGCATCGACCTGGAAGGCGAAGACTCCACCGCCATGATCCCGTTCTCCTGGATCGTGGATGCTAAACTCATCCTGACCGACGCGCTGATGAAGCGCGGCGCGGACGAACGCGCCGCCCGCCTGAGCGCCGAGGCCGATCAAGAAACACCCGAGTAAGAGGACGCAGACCGATGAGCCTGACCGGCATTTCCGCCAACCGGCTTGAGCTGTTGCAGATCGCCGAGGCCGTGGCCCGGGAAAAGTCGATCGACAAGGAGATCGTCATCGAGGCGATCGAGGAAGCGATCCAGAAGGGCGCCCGCGCGCGGTACGGCGCCGAGCACGACATCCGGGTACGCATCGATCCCAAGACCGGCGAGATGACCGTCAAGCGCGTCATCACCGTGATCCCCGACGACGCCGTGTTCGAGAGCGAGGACGGCCTGGCCGAGGAGCCGGTGGGCGTGCGCCGCCTGGCCGACGCCCTGCGCGACGACAAGGACGCCTTTGTCGGCAAGACCTACGAAGAGATCCTGCCGCCCTTCGAGTTCGGCCGCGTCCAGACCCAGATGGCTCGCCAGGTGGTGACCGGGAAGGTCCGCGAAGCCGAGCGCGAGCGTCAGTACGAAGAGTTCAAGGATCGCGTCGGCGAGATCGTCAACGGCGTCGTCAAGCGCGTCGAATACGGCAACACCGTCGTCGACCTGGGCCGTGGCGAAGGCATCATGCGCCGCGACCAGTCGATCCCGCGCGAGAACTTCAACATCGGCGACCGGATCCGCTGCTACATCTACGACGTCCGCCGCGAGACCAAGGGCCCGCAGATCCTGCTCAGCCGCGCCCATGGCGGCTTCATGGCCAAGCTGTTCGCCCAGGAAGTGCCGGAAGTCTATGACGGCGTGATCGAAATCCGCGCGGTGGCCCGCGATCCGGGTTCGCGCGCCAAGATGGCGGTGGTGTCGAACGACTCCTCGATCGACCCGGTCGGCGCCTGCGTCGGCATGCGCGGTTCGCGCGTGCAGGCGGTCGTGGCCGAGCTGCAGGGCGAGAAGATCGACATCATCCAGTGGAGCCCGGACGAGGCGACCTTCATCGTCAACGGCCTGGCCCCGGCCGAAGTGTCCAAGGTCGTCATGGACGAAGAGGACGAGCGCGTCGAAGTCGTGGTGCCGGACGAACAGCTGTCCCTGGCCATCGGCCGCCGCGGCCAGAACGTCCGCCTGGCCTCCCAGCTCACCGGCTGGCAGATCGACATCATGACCGAGAGCCAGGAGAGCGAGCGCCGTCAGCGCGAGTTCACCGAGCGCACGGCCCTGTTCCAGGAAGCCCTGGACGTCGACGAGGTCATCGCCCAGCTCCTGGTCACCGAAGGCTTCGCCTCGGTCGAGGACGTGGCCTATGTGGACGCCTCGGACATCGCGGCCATCGAAGGCTTCGACGAGGACACCGCCGAGGAAATCCAGACCCGCGCCCGCGAGTACCTCGAGAAGGAAGCGGCCGAGTACGACGCCAAGCGCAAGGCCCTGGGCGTCGAGGACGGTCTGCTGGAGATCGAGGGCGTGACCCTGCCGATGGCCGTGGCCCTGGGCGAAGGCGACGTGAAGAGCGTCGAGGACCTGGCCGGCCTGATCCCCGACGACCTGCGCGGCTGGTTCGAGACCCGCGACGGCGAGCGCGTGCGCGAGCCGGGCATCCTCGAAAGCTTCAATCTCGACGCCATGGACGCCGAGGCCCTGATCATGCGAGCCCGTATCGCCATGGGTTGGGTCGAGGTGCCGGAGCCCGAGCTGGAGCCGGAAGCCGAATACGCCGAGGGCGAGTACGAAGCCGCCCCCGAGGAAGAAAGCCCGGAGGCGTAAGACCTGGTGACCGCCCCCTCCGTCAACGCGGCCGCGAGAGCGACGCCCCGCACCCTCGCCCAGGCGGCGCGGGAGCGGCGGGATATCGTCTCCGGCCAGGTGATGGGGGAGGGCGCCCTGGTTCGCTTTGTCGCGGGCCCCGAGGGGCTGGTCGTTCCCGATCTCGCCGCCAAGCTGCCCGGACGCGGCATGTGGGTCGCCGCCGACCGCGTCTCGGTGGAAACCGCGGCCCGCAAGGGCCATTTCGCGCGGTCCGCCAAGGCCAAGCTGGCGGCCCCGGCCGACCTCGCCGATCAGGTCGAGGGCCTGCTGCGCCGTCGGCTTCTGGAGAGCCTCGGGCTTGCGAAACGGGCCGGGGAGCTTATCTCCGGATACGAAAAGGTCGCCGCGGCGCTGAACGCCGGTAAGGTGGCCTGGCTGGTCGAAGCCGCCGACGGCGCGGCGGACGGCCGCCGCAAGATCCTTAATGTGGCCCGCAAGTCACCTAACCCCCCTCAGGTCCTCGGACTCTTCAACGCCGAGGAATTGGGTTTGGCCTTGGGGGCGGAGAATGTGATACACACCGCCTTCCTTGCGGGGCGCGGCGCCGATCATTGGACGAGAGACGTCCGGAGATTGGCTGGCTTTAGCCCGCTCCTTCCCGAGAGTTGGCGCGAGGAGAGGCCTTCTGAGGCGGGCGGAACCTGACACGGTTTCGCGCGCCTAGAGCTATTGGAATGTCCGTGGTCGGGGCCGCCCCGATCGATATGTAAAGCGAGCGCATGAGCGACGAGAACGACAACGGCCGGACGCCCGGAGGGCGAGCTCCCCTGACCCTGAAGCCCCGTGGGGCCGGATCGGTCAGTGCGGGCACGGTGAAGCAGAGCTTCAGCCATGGCCGGTCCAAGACGGTGGTCGTGGAGACCAAGCGCCAGCGCACGCATGCGTCGCCGGCCGGGAACCTTGCTGCCCCGTCTTCGGCTGAACGCCGCGCTTCCTCGCCGCAGTCCGCCGGGCCGCGCCCGAGCCAGGGACCGTCCGGCGACGGCTCCGGCCTTTCGGCGGAAGAACAACGCGCCCGTCAGCGCGCGATCGAACTCGCCCGCGAGCATCAGGCCCGCCAGGCGGCCGAACAGCGCGCCCGCGAGGAACGCGCTCGCGCCGAAGCCGAGGCCGCCCGCGCCGAGGCTGCGAAGGCTGCCGCCGCCGCCAAGGCCGAGGCCGCCGCTGCGGCCGCCCCGCCGCCGGCGCCTGCCGCTCCGGCTGCGTCCGCTCCCGCGGCGCCTGCCGCGCCGGCCGCTCCGGCTCAGGAAGCCCCCCGTGCGGCGGCTCCGCAGGCTGCTGCGCCTGCGCCCCGCGCCGAGGCTCCGGCCCGCCAGGACGCGCCGCGGTCGGCCCCCGGCCAGACCCGCACCTACGAACCTTCGCGCGAACGCCGCGACGATCGTCCGACCACGACGACCTATCGTCCGGAGCGGACCCGCGAGCCGGGTCGCTACGAGAATATGAACTTCGGCCAGCGCGCGCCGCGCGCCGATGCGCCTCGCCCGCCCCGCGACGATCGTGGCGGTCCGCGCGGCGATCGGACCGGTGGCGGCCGCCCGCAGGGCGACCGTCCGCAAGGCGATCGCCCGCGTCCCAGCGGCGAGCCCGTCCGCTATTCGGCCCTGTCGCCGCGCCCCGCGCCCGGCGGCGGCCGGCCCGGCGATCGTCCGGGTGGCCCGCGTCCGCCTCGCGGCGCGGCTCCCAACGCTCCGCCTGCGACTCCTGAGATTCAACGTGCGACCCGTCAGGCCCCGCGGCCCGGCGGCGAGGCCCGTCGTCCCGACGATGAAGAGGATACGCGCCGCAAGACCCCGACTGCGCCCAACAAGGCGATCAGCCGGGTCAAGGGCGCGGCTCAGCGGCGCGAAGGGCGCCTGACCATCCAGGCCGTGGCCGGTGACGACGAGGGCGCCGTCGAGCGTATGCGTTCGCTGGCCTCGGTCCGCCGGGCGCGCGAGCGTGAACGTGAGAAGCGCAAGGGCGGCGGCCAGGAACAGGCCCGCGTGGCCCGCGAAGTCGTCATCCCGGACGTCATCACGGTGGCCGAACTGGCCAACCGCATGGCGACCCGCGGCGTGGAGATCATCAAATTCCTGATGCGTCAGGGCGTGATGCTCAAGATCAACGACGTCATCGACAACGACACCGCCGAACTGGTGGCCACCGAATTCGGCCACACCGTCCGCCGCGTCTCGGAAGCCGACGTCGAAGAAGGCTTCCTCGGCGAAGAGGACGTGGACGATCATCTGGTCCCGCGCCCGCCCGTCGTGGCGGTCATGGGCCACGTCGACCACGGCAAGACCTCGCTGCTGGACGCCCTGCGTTCGGCGGACGTGGCGGCCGGCGAGCACGGCGGCATCACCCAGCACATCGGCGCCTACCAGGTTCGCCTGGCCAGCGGTCAGGCCGTGACCTTCCTGGACACCCCCGGCCACGCTGCGTTCTCCGCCATGCGGGCGCGCGGCGCTGACGTCACGGACATCGTGGTCCTGGTGGTCGCCGCAGACGACGGCGTCATGCCGCAGACGGTCGAGGCCATCCAGCACGCCAAGGCGGCCGGCGCCCCGATCATCGTGGCGATCAACAAGATGGATAAGCCCGACGCCAATCCGCAGCGGGTGATCAACGAGCTGCTGCAGCACGAGATCGTCGTCGAAAGCCTCGGTGGCGACACCCAGGTGATCGAGGTCTCGGCGCTGAAGAAGCAGGGCCTCGAGAACCTGATCGAGGCGATCCTGGTTCAGGCCGAGATAATGGACCTGAAGGCCAATCCGGACCGCACTGCGGACGGCACGGTCATCGAGGCCAAGCTCGATCGCGGCCGCGGCGCGGTTTCGACCGTGCTGGTCAAGCGCGGCACCCTGAAGCGTGGCGACATCGTCGTCGCCGGCGCCAATTTCGGTCGCGTGCGGGCCCTGCTGAACGAGCGCGACGAGCAGCTCGATGCGGCCGGTCCCTCGGTGCCGGTGGAGATCCTCGGCCTCGATGGGGCTCCGACCCCCGGCGAACCCTTCGCCGTGGTGGAGAGCGAGGCTCGCGCCCGCGAACTGACCGAATACCGGACCCGCCTGAAGCGCGAGAAGGCCGGTTCGCCGGTCGCCGCCGGCGTGACCATGGCCGACTTCATGGCCAAGCTTCAGGACAAGAAGGTCTCGGAGCTGCCGGTCATCATTAAGGCGGACGTGCAAGGCTCGGCCGAGGCCATCGTCGGCTCGCTCGAAAAGCTGGCCACCGACGAAGTCCGTGCGCGGATCATCCTCTCGGGCGCCGGCGCGATCAGCGAAAGCGACGTCACCCTGGCCAAGAGCTCGGGCGCGCCGATCATCGGCTTCAACGTCCGCGCCTCGAAGCAGGCGCAGGCGCTGGCCGAACGCGAGGGCGTCGAGATCCGCTACTACGCGATCATCTACGACCTGATCGACGACATCAAAGGCGTGCTCTCGGGCATGCTGGCGCCGGAACAACGCGAGACCTTCCTGGGCAACGCGCGGGTCCTGCAGGTGTTCGACATCACCAAGGTCGGCCGCGTCGCCGGTTGCCGCGTCACCGAAGGCGTGGTTCGCCGTGGCGCTCGCGTCCGGATCATCCGCGAGGACATCGTGGTGCTCGAACTCGGTACGCTCAAGACCCTCAAGCGCTTCAAGGACGAAGTCGCCGAGGTGGGCTCCGGCGTCGAGTGCGGGATGTTCTTCGAGGGCTTCCAGGACATCAAGGAAGGCGACGTCATCGAGTGCTTCAATCTCGAAGAAGTGGCCCGCAGCCTCTAGATCGCCGTCTTTGGCGCGAAGATCAGGCCCCCGGGAAACCGGGGGCCTTTTTCGTGGTCGGGCCCGTTCATAGTACGCGTCCGGCTTGTCGCAGGGCCCGTAGCTTGGGATACGACATGCTCCGCCATCCGCAACAACCGGTCCGCTGATGAGAAACCTGCTTTTTGCGTTCGCCGTCTTCGCGCTGGCCGCCTGTGCGACCACCCAGCGTTATGACGCGGCCGCCGACGTCCATGCCCTGCTGGTGTCCATTCGCGACAACGACAAGGCGACCTTCGACAAGCACGTGGACCGCGAGGCCCTGAAGCGGCAGGTCGAGTCCCGGATGCTGGCCGAAGCGCGCAAGACCGGCGGCGACGAACTGGCGGCCCTCGGCGCGCTGATCGCGCCGGCCCTCGCCGAGGCCGCCAGCGAGACGTTGATCCAGCCGCGGACCTTCCGCGCTGTCGCCGAGTACTACGGCTATGGCCCCTCGACCCCGATCCCGAACTCCCTGGTCATCGGCGGCCAGTTGAAGACGGTCGGGGAGGGCCAGGTGTGCGCACCCCGCAAAAAGAACGGTCCATGCCTGCTGACTTTCACCCGCGAGGACGGGGTCTGGCGGCTCTCCAGCTTCGATGGCGATCTTTCCATGCTGCGGACCAAGGGCTGACGGGCCTAACTCCTCGCGGCGACCTTACGGGAGGAGCGCATGGGCTACGCATCGGCGCTGGCCGCATACGAGAAGTTCCGGTTCGACGACGGCCGATGGGCCCGCGACGTCTATCGGCGGGGGGTGGGGCCGGCGGTCATCGTCATTCACGAGATGCCAGGCCTGCACCCGCAGGTGATCCGGTTCGCCGACCGGGTGGCCGCGGCCGGCATGACCGTCTATTGCCCCCATCTGTTCGGCGAGCCGGGCCGGCCGGCGAACCATCCGCTGGGCGTGCTGACCATGCTGGGCGGGGTCTGCATCCGCCGCGAGTTCAATGTTTGGGCCAGCGACCGGTCGAGCCCGATCGTGGACTGGTTGCGGGCGCTGGCGCGCAAGGCCCACGCCGACAGCGGCGGCAGAGGCGTCGGGGCGGTCGGGATGTGCTTCACCGGCGGCTTCGCCCTGGCGATGATGACCGAGCCGTCGGTCGTCGCTCCGGTGCTGTCCCAGCCTTCGCTGCCCTTGGGCGCCAGCCGGCCGGAGAAAGCGGCTGGCGTCGGCGCTTCGCCGGCGGAGGTCGCCTGCGCCCGCCGCCGCTTCCAGGACGAGGACCTCTCGATGATCGGCCTGCGGTTCCACGGCGATCCCTTCGTGCCGGATGCGCGGTTCGAGACCTACCGGCGCGAATTCGGCGATCGGTTCGAAGCGATCGAGATCGATCCGAAGGACGCTGCGCCTGGCGGCCTGAAGCATCCGCACTCGGTGCTGACCATCAATCTCGCCGAGGAGGGGCCGACCAAAGCAGCCGAGGCGCGGGTCATTTCGTTCTTCCGCGAGCGGACCGGAGCGGCGTGAGCTTCGGGGTGGACTTCGCGTCGTGGGACGCCTAGAAGCCCGCCCTTCTCCTGAGCCGCCGCGTCCGATCCGCGCGCCAGGGTCGTAAGAGGCGCCAGTTCAATGAAACGTACAACGTCCAAGGGCCGCCCCAGCCCGGTGGGCCCATCCCAGCGCCAGTTGCGCGCCGGCGAGCTTATTCGCCACGCCCTGGTGGAAATCCTTCGCGAGGAAGACTTCGAGGACGAAGCCCTGGTGGGCGTCTCGGTGACCCTCACCGAGGTGCGCATGAGTCCTGACCTCAAGCACGCGGTCTGCTTCATCGAACCGCTCGGCGGCGAGCATGCGCCGGAGGTGGTCAAGGCGCTGAACCGCCACTCCAAATTCCTGCGCGGCCGGCTGGGGCGCGAGATCGACATGAAGTTCACGCCGGACCTGAAGTTCCTGCACGACGAGAGCTTCGACGAGGCCGAGCGGATCGGGCGGCTGTTCGACGACCCGAAGGTGCGTCAGGACCTGACGCCTCAGCCGCCCTCGGACTCCTGGAAGGATGAAGACTGATGGCGCGTCGCCGCAAGGGTGAGGCCGTCTCCGGCTGGATCAACCTGGATAAGGCCTACGACCTGGGTTCGACCCAGGCGGTGAGCCGCGTCCGGCGCATCTTCAACGCCCAGAAGGCCGGCCATGCGGGCACCCTCGAC
This window harbors:
- the metK gene encoding methionine adenosyltransferase, producing the protein MSRSSYIFTSESVSEGHPDKVADRISDTVVDAFLAAEPEARVACETLVTTNRIVLAGEVRAGKPGASKAENKAMTKEILASLEPKVRAAVKDIGYAQKGFHWEKAKFSNFLHAQSADIAVGVDSTDKKEEGAGDQGIMFGYACDETPSLMPATLQYSHDILHKLAEVRHSGECEALEPDAKSQVTLLYQDGRPVEVLKIVVSTQHKKKIGDQTANSKRIAALIRPYVESVIPDGLITKKTKWHVNPTGRFLIGGPDGDAGVTGRKIIVDTYGGAAPHGGGAFSGKDPTKVDRSAAYACRYLAKNVVAAGLARKCTIQISYAIGVSDPLSFYVDLHGTGQVDPAKLELALPQMIGGATPRAIREHLGLNRPIYARTAAYGHFGRTPDNEGGFSWEKTDLVEQLKGIA
- a CDS encoding DUF2939 domain-containing protein → MRNLLFAFAVFALAACATTQRYDAAADVHALLVSIRDNDKATFDKHVDREALKRQVESRMLAEARKTGGDELAALGALIAPALAEAASETLIQPRTFRAVAEYYGYGPSTPIPNSLVIGGQLKTVGEGQVCAPRKKNGPCLLTFTREDGVWRLSSFDGDLSMLRTKG
- a CDS encoding dienelactone hydrolase family protein yields the protein MGYASALAAYEKFRFDDGRWARDVYRRGVGPAVIVIHEMPGLHPQVIRFADRVAAAGMTVYCPHLFGEPGRPANHPLGVLTMLGGVCIRREFNVWASDRSSPIVDWLRALARKAHADSGGRGVGAVGMCFTGGFALAMMTEPSVVAPVLSQPSLPLGASRPEKAAGVGASPAEVACARRRFQDEDLSMIGLRFHGDPFVPDARFETYRREFGDRFEAIEIDPKDAAPGGLKHPHSVLTINLAEEGPTKAAEARVISFFRERTGAA
- the rimP gene encoding ribosome maturation factor RimP yields the protein MRGKTAEDRRLLELLDPVAEAAGYEIVRLRLMGGDSARRLQVMAETPEGEMVVEDCARLSRAISEVMDAADPIAGEYTLEVSSPGVDRPLTRLKDFANYEGHDARIELDRVAEGRKRFRGILAGVEGDAVGIDLEGEDSTAMIPFSWIVDAKLILTDALMKRGADERAARLSAEADQETPE
- a CDS encoding RNA-binding protein — encoded protein: MTAPSVNAAARATPRTLAQAARERRDIVSGQVMGEGALVRFVAGPEGLVVPDLAAKLPGRGMWVAADRVSVETAARKGHFARSAKAKLAAPADLADQVEGLLRRRLLESLGLAKRAGELISGYEKVAAALNAGKVAWLVEAADGAADGRRKILNVARKSPNPPQVLGLFNAEELGLALGAENVIHTAFLAGRGADHWTRDVRRLAGFSPLLPESWREERPSEAGGT
- a CDS encoding helix-turn-helix domain-containing protein, producing MVKDPDTVPNPIDVHVGLRIRLRRKELGVSQERLAEAIGLTFQQVQKYERAANRVSASKLYEMARALDTSTAYFFEGLADTKSTAPSEPAGGQAHMQAFLLTSEGVELANAFPKIAPARVRRRILDLVRAMVDEEAQAED
- the nusA gene encoding transcription termination factor NusA, with the translated sequence MSLTGISANRLELLQIAEAVAREKSIDKEIVIEAIEEAIQKGARARYGAEHDIRVRIDPKTGEMTVKRVITVIPDDAVFESEDGLAEEPVGVRRLADALRDDKDAFVGKTYEEILPPFEFGRVQTQMARQVVTGKVREAERERQYEEFKDRVGEIVNGVVKRVEYGNTVVDLGRGEGIMRRDQSIPRENFNIGDRIRCYIYDVRRETKGPQILLSRAHGGFMAKLFAQEVPEVYDGVIEIRAVARDPGSRAKMAVVSNDSSIDPVGACVGMRGSRVQAVVAELQGEKIDIIQWSPDEATFIVNGLAPAEVSKVVMDEEDERVEVVVPDEQLSLAIGRRGQNVRLASQLTGWQIDIMTESQESERRQREFTERTALFQEALDVDEVIAQLLVTEGFASVEDVAYVDASDIAAIEGFDEDTAEEIQTRAREYLEKEAAEYDAKRKALGVEDGLLEIEGVTLPMAVALGEGDVKSVEDLAGLIPDDLRGWFETRDGERVREPGILESFNLDAMDAEALIMRARIAMGWVEVPEPELEPEAEYAEGEYEAAPEEESPEA
- the infB gene encoding translation initiation factor IF-2; amino-acid sequence: MSDENDNGRTPGGRAPLTLKPRGAGSVSAGTVKQSFSHGRSKTVVVETKRQRTHASPAGNLAAPSSAERRASSPQSAGPRPSQGPSGDGSGLSAEEQRARQRAIELAREHQARQAAEQRAREERARAEAEAARAEAAKAAAAAKAEAAAAAAPPPAPAAPAASAPAAPAAPAAPAQEAPRAAAPQAAAPAPRAEAPARQDAPRSAPGQTRTYEPSRERRDDRPTTTTYRPERTREPGRYENMNFGQRAPRADAPRPPRDDRGGPRGDRTGGGRPQGDRPQGDRPRPSGEPVRYSALSPRPAPGGGRPGDRPGGPRPPRGAAPNAPPATPEIQRATRQAPRPGGEARRPDDEEDTRRKTPTAPNKAISRVKGAAQRREGRLTIQAVAGDDEGAVERMRSLASVRRAREREREKRKGGGQEQARVAREVVIPDVITVAELANRMATRGVEIIKFLMRQGVMLKINDVIDNDTAELVATEFGHTVRRVSEADVEEGFLGEEDVDDHLVPRPPVVAVMGHVDHGKTSLLDALRSADVAAGEHGGITQHIGAYQVRLASGQAVTFLDTPGHAAFSAMRARGADVTDIVVLVVAADDGVMPQTVEAIQHAKAAGAPIIVAINKMDKPDANPQRVINELLQHEIVVESLGGDTQVIEVSALKKQGLENLIEAILVQAEIMDLKANPDRTADGTVIEAKLDRGRGAVSTVLVKRGTLKRGDIVVAGANFGRVRALLNERDEQLDAAGPSVPVEILGLDGAPTPGEPFAVVESEARARELTEYRTRLKREKAGSPVAAGVTMADFMAKLQDKKVSELPVIIKADVQGSAEAIVGSLEKLATDEVRARIILSGAGAISESDVTLAKSSGAPIIGFNVRASKQAQALAEREGVEIRYYAIIYDLIDDIKGVLSGMLAPEQRETFLGNARVLQVFDITKVGRVAGCRVTEGVVRRGARVRIIREDIVVLELGTLKTLKRFKDEVAEVGSGVECGMFFEGFQDIKEGDVIECFNLEEVARSL
- the ppa gene encoding inorganic diphosphatase, which codes for MDISKIPVGVNPPYDVNAIIEIPQGGEPVKYELDKESGAIMVDRFLHTAMYYPGNYGFIPHTLSDDGDPMDVLVVGPTPVVPGAVIRVRPIGTLMMVDEAGGDEKVLAVPVDKLHPFYAGVDSWRSLPAILTEQIAHFFQHYKDLEKGKRVEIVRWADPEETGELIRQGIERAKAAGKGQ
- the trmB gene encoding tRNA (guanosine(46)-N7)-methyltransferase TrmB; this translates as MEDAAHPLLRSYGRIKSRPIKPRQAALVETLLPSIRPPEGPFDPRELMPGAAEAWLEIGFGGGEHMASQAARRPDVLIVGCEPFLNGVASAVRHVDEQGLSNVRIHDGDARELAARMPTGCLSRVFILFPDPWPKARHHKRRIVQPEMVAELARLLKPGGRLRFATDVAGYADWALERILASPDFDWTAERADDWRVPPADHITTRYEEKRLGDCEPVFFDFVRR